A genomic window from Bdellovibrio sp. SKB1291214 includes:
- a CDS encoding ATP-binding protein: protein MSFNKYSPRLHNVLAFLVLCVAIIVMGGWLTQNPAMIRLAAGYNAMVFNTALLFSFLSLGIVFSDRDHFKIGRVCAILVMSFAAVTFLQYPFGYTSGLDLFFVRYFEEPGTPFPGRMAASTCIAMFLMGLGVFFNKNTLLCQFVRVTCASIVCCVGLVGAVGTIFDINSQYGWGSFARMAPHTSVCFVTLSFALMLQLRQRMTRLGFSRRRFLPFYVLSAGIFVTVGLMQLLLIKDYQKNRTITEIRTTAILENFDAVFTALNRSLERMAKRFILNDYKNKESWQIDAQIYTADFKGIRRILWAEKDLLAKWIYPLNRNPERVIGMKLTQQRGSQGVIEKMLANREPILSDVIPLVTGGDGIVLYYPVFRGDDFLGVLSVVLGADSFFQEAAIAPGYYVRIKDDDDHEFLNTGNAGQVYMRDWGYTATYKALNANWQFTVTPTPEIVQNNSSYLPGVIGVCGVSVSVLLAMSLVFYQRSRESERRMKEAFDWHKAGRDSISLLLLQLDQFGNVSSINKATEDLLGYTEADLIGKRVTLLGEYSEVMMYRGRMEEKLGRTLDNGHDYLEAIFETGDAPGYERTFISKNGRSFNMALSLHRVTNEQGEMSGYLVVAEDVTQRKERERLLKEREEKILVSSRLATLGEMAAGIAHEINNPLAVIGGYLSMLRKNLNNKGLGSDVDLNRRIDSVESMVGRIAKIVRGLRSYAHESVLDDMEEVEIAVIIDDTLAFCHEKFKQHGVHLTASIEPGLTVKCRPYQISQVLLNLLNNAFDAVERSSVKRVRIEAYYNAGGVEICVSDTGPGVPLEMREKIMQPFFTTKEVGKGVGLGLSISMGIIQSHNGKFFLDCDSAQTKFTVWLPHAPHLSS, encoded by the coding sequence GTGTCATTCAATAAATACTCTCCCAGACTGCACAACGTCTTAGCATTTTTGGTTTTGTGCGTGGCGATTATCGTCATGGGCGGGTGGCTTACTCAAAATCCGGCGATGATTCGTTTAGCTGCCGGCTATAATGCGATGGTTTTTAATACCGCGTTGCTTTTCAGTTTTCTGTCTTTAGGAATTGTTTTTTCAGATCGCGATCATTTTAAAATCGGACGCGTTTGCGCAATTTTAGTGATGAGCTTTGCTGCGGTCACCTTTCTGCAGTATCCCTTTGGTTACACCTCCGGTTTAGACTTATTTTTTGTACGCTATTTTGAAGAGCCAGGAACGCCTTTCCCGGGGCGCATGGCGGCCAGCACTTGTATTGCCATGTTCTTAATGGGCCTGGGAGTTTTTTTTAATAAGAACACGTTGCTTTGTCAGTTCGTGCGGGTGACCTGTGCTTCGATTGTATGCTGTGTCGGGTTGGTCGGTGCTGTAGGAACTATATTTGATATAAACTCCCAATATGGCTGGGGGAGCTTTGCGCGAATGGCTCCCCATACGTCCGTATGTTTTGTCACGCTGTCGTTTGCTCTGATGTTGCAATTGCGCCAGCGAATGACTCGTCTTGGATTTTCTCGCCGTCGATTTTTGCCATTCTATGTTTTGTCGGCAGGGATTTTCGTAACCGTTGGATTGATGCAGCTTTTGTTGATCAAGGACTATCAAAAAAACCGCACGATCACAGAGATTCGTACGACTGCTATTTTAGAAAATTTTGATGCAGTTTTTACTGCGCTGAATCGTTCTCTGGAGCGAATGGCGAAAAGATTCATCTTAAACGACTATAAAAATAAAGAGTCCTGGCAGATCGATGCTCAGATTTATACAGCCGACTTTAAAGGGATTCGCCGAATTCTTTGGGCCGAAAAAGATCTTTTAGCGAAGTGGATCTATCCTTTGAATCGCAATCCGGAGCGCGTGATTGGGATGAAGTTAACTCAACAACGCGGTTCCCAAGGTGTGATTGAAAAAATGCTGGCTAACCGTGAGCCGATTTTATCAGACGTTATTCCGTTGGTGACCGGTGGGGATGGTATCGTCCTTTATTATCCTGTCTTCCGTGGAGATGATTTTTTAGGTGTATTAAGTGTGGTGTTGGGAGCAGATTCGTTTTTTCAAGAGGCTGCAATTGCTCCGGGATACTATGTCCGTATTAAAGATGATGATGACCATGAGTTTTTAAATACAGGAAACGCTGGCCAAGTTTACATGCGCGACTGGGGCTATACGGCCACCTATAAAGCTTTGAACGCAAATTGGCAATTCACAGTCACGCCCACTCCAGAAATAGTTCAGAACAATTCATCTTATTTACCCGGGGTGATTGGAGTCTGCGGGGTGAGTGTCTCTGTGTTGCTGGCGATGAGTTTGGTTTTCTATCAACGTTCCCGGGAATCTGAACGTCGCATGAAAGAAGCTTTTGATTGGCACAAAGCAGGGCGCGACAGTATTTCTTTGCTTCTCTTACAACTCGATCAATTCGGAAATGTTTCCAGTATTAACAAGGCGACAGAAGATCTTTTGGGCTATACCGAGGCGGATTTGATCGGTAAGAGAGTGACTTTGTTGGGTGAATATTCCGAAGTCATGATGTACCGCGGTCGCATGGAAGAAAAACTTGGTAGAACTTTGGACAATGGGCATGACTATCTGGAAGCCATCTTTGAAACAGGGGATGCTCCAGGGTACGAGCGGACTTTTATTTCTAAAAATGGCAGATCCTTTAATATGGCTTTGTCGTTACATCGAGTGACGAATGAACAAGGTGAAATGAGTGGCTATTTGGTAGTTGCCGAAGACGTCACGCAAAGAAAAGAGCGCGAACGCCTTTTGAAAGAGCGCGAGGAAAAAATCTTAGTATCGTCGCGTTTAGCCACTTTAGGTGAGATGGCTGCAGGGATCGCTCATGAGATCAACAATCCGTTGGCGGTTATCGGTGGTTACTTAAGCATGCTTCGTAAAAATTTGAATAACAAAGGGTTAGGAAGCGATGTTGATTTAAATCGTCGAATTGATTCGGTTGAGTCGATGGTGGGGCGAATTGCTAAAATTGTGCGCGGGCTTCGAAGTTATGCCCACGAGTCTGTTTTAGACGATATGGAAGAAGTTGAAATCGCTGTGATCATTGATGACACGTTGGCGTTTTGCCACGAAAAGTTCAAGCAGCATGGAGTGCATTTGACGGCCTCCATTGAGCCGGGGCTGACAGTGAAATGTCGTCCCTATCAAATTTCTCAGGTCCTTTTGAATCTATTGAATAATGCCTTTGATGCCGTTGAGCGCAGCTCTGTGAAGCGGGTTCGTATTGAAGCGTATTACAACGCAGGCGGGGTTGAAATCTGTGTGAGTGATACCGGCCCAGGGGTACCCTTAGAAATGCGCGAGAAAATCATGCAGCCGTTCTTTACGACCAAAGAGGTCGGTAAGGGAGTGGGACTGGGACTTAGCATCAGTATGGGTATTATCCAGTCTCACAACGGAAAATTCTTTTTGGATTGCGATTCGGCGCAGACGAAATTTACCGTCTGGCTGCCTCATGCACCTCATCTATCCAGCTAG
- a CDS encoding RelA/SpoT family protein — protein MAEPQKESGLSHKPVKTVDDLLNRIKGYWPNADLKFIEKAYYFSEKHHEGQIRRSGEPYISHPLSVAAILADLRLDLDTIATGLLHDTVEDTDATLEDIRREFGDAVAHLVDGVTKIGQMKFKNSHEKQGENIRKMIVAMGKDVRVVLVKLADRLHNMRTLNFMPFDKQEKIALETLEIYCPLAGRMGISALKIELEDLCFRYYRPDMYYQLIQQIKKTEAEQNRYIEDVKHLISKELSKVGFKFEVYGRSKHLWSVYRKMQSRNLDYDQVYDVLAFRVIVESVAECYAALGLVHSLWKPVPGRFKDFIAMPKANNYQSLHTTVVGPGGERIEIQIRTSDMHLIAEMGIAAHWKYKERGKMESDEMQQANWLRDLVSWHQQVRSPDEFLDTVKTDLFETEIYVFTPTGEVREFPEGATPVDFAYAVHTELGNKCVGARVNGKMVPLKHQLSNGDTVEIITGKGQEPSKDWLKFVVTNKAKAKIRAFVKEEQRRRSILLGKELVEKEFRKFGMAAVKYLKGPAFEQYLKDFGLKDVEELYVTVGYGKLETRVLVERLSPENIAKEAAKTEDSTFMERVMRAATHKTRKTNSLVSVDGMDDMLVHYAKCCHPIPGDPIVGFISRGRGITIHRSDCSKAFEFDQLRKVDVAWNVKVAGEGQERIVRLKIISQDNPGLLKSMSEAFAQQGINIQSAQIRTTKDKKAVCNFEVSVKDALQLNQAIYEIQKIKGIIGVTRVIQ, from the coding sequence ATGGCGGAACCGCAAAAAGAGAGCGGCTTGTCCCACAAGCCGGTCAAAACAGTTGATGATCTTCTAAATCGCATTAAAGGCTACTGGCCGAATGCTGATTTAAAATTTATTGAAAAAGCCTATTACTTTTCCGAGAAACATCACGAGGGTCAAATCCGTCGCAGTGGTGAGCCGTATATTTCTCATCCACTTTCTGTTGCTGCTATCTTAGCGGATCTTCGCCTGGATCTAGATACAATTGCCACAGGTTTATTGCATGACACTGTTGAAGACACGGACGCCACTCTCGAGGATATCCGCCGTGAGTTTGGTGATGCTGTTGCTCATCTGGTTGATGGTGTTACAAAAATTGGTCAGATGAAATTCAAAAACTCCCACGAAAAACAGGGCGAAAATATTCGCAAGATGATCGTGGCGATGGGTAAAGATGTGCGAGTCGTTTTGGTGAAATTAGCCGATCGCTTGCACAACATGCGTACTTTGAATTTCATGCCTTTTGATAAGCAAGAAAAAATCGCTCTGGAAACTTTAGAAATTTACTGTCCGCTTGCGGGTCGTATGGGTATCAGTGCTCTGAAAATCGAGCTGGAAGACCTGTGCTTCCGTTACTATCGCCCCGACATGTATTACCAATTGATCCAACAAATTAAGAAAACAGAAGCAGAACAAAATCGTTACATCGAAGATGTGAAGCATTTGATTTCCAAAGAACTTAGTAAAGTTGGATTTAAGTTCGAGGTCTATGGACGTTCCAAGCATTTATGGTCCGTGTACCGCAAAATGCAAAGTCGTAATCTTGATTACGATCAGGTCTATGACGTTCTTGCGTTTCGTGTGATCGTTGAAAGCGTTGCTGAATGTTATGCGGCGCTGGGTTTGGTTCACTCCTTGTGGAAACCCGTTCCAGGTCGTTTTAAAGACTTCATCGCTATGCCTAAAGCCAATAACTATCAGTCACTTCATACGACAGTGGTAGGCCCAGGTGGGGAGCGCATTGAAATTCAAATTCGTACTTCAGACATGCACTTGATTGCCGAGATGGGGATCGCGGCGCACTGGAAGTACAAAGAGCGCGGCAAGATGGAATCCGATGAAATGCAGCAGGCCAACTGGCTGCGTGATTTGGTTTCATGGCATCAGCAGGTGCGCAGTCCCGATGAATTTCTTGATACCGTTAAAACGGATTTATTTGAAACTGAAATTTACGTTTTCACTCCAACCGGTGAAGTGCGGGAATTTCCCGAAGGTGCCACACCTGTGGACTTTGCGTATGCGGTTCATACCGAGCTTGGTAACAAATGTGTCGGCGCCCGAGTCAATGGTAAGATGGTTCCGCTAAAACATCAGTTGAGTAACGGGGACACGGTTGAAATCATCACTGGTAAAGGCCAAGAGCCTTCCAAGGATTGGTTGAAGTTTGTTGTAACCAATAAAGCCAAGGCGAAAATTCGCGCCTTTGTGAAAGAAGAACAGCGTCGTCGTTCCATCTTGCTGGGTAAAGAGTTGGTGGAAAAAGAATTCCGCAAATTTGGCATGGCCGCCGTAAAGTATTTGAAAGGCCCAGCCTTTGAGCAATACTTAAAAGATTTCGGCCTGAAAGACGTCGAAGAGCTATACGTCACTGTTGGTTACGGAAAACTTGAAACACGCGTTTTGGTTGAAAGACTTTCTCCAGAAAATATCGCGAAGGAAGCTGCCAAAACGGAAGACTCTACCTTTATGGAAAGAGTCATGCGCGCGGCGACTCATAAAACGCGCAAAACCAATTCGTTGGTTTCTGTGGACGGTATGGATGACATGCTGGTGCACTATGCGAAATGCTGCCATCCGATCCCTGGCGATCCGATTGTGGGCTTTATCAGCCGTGGTCGCGGTATCACCATCCATCGCAGTGATTGCAGCAAAGCATTTGAATTCGATCAGCTTCGTAAAGTGGATGTCGCTTGGAATGTTAAAGTGGCAGGTGAAGGGCAAGAGCGTATCGTGCGCCTGAAAATCATCTCTCAAGACAACCCAGGTTTGTTAAAATCCATGTCCGAGGCCTTTGCCCAGCAGGGTATCAATATTCAGTCCGCGCAGATTCGCACGACAAAGGATAAGAAAGCCGTTTGTAATTTTGAAGTCTCAGTGAAGGATGCCTTACAATTGAACCAGGCCATTTACGAGATTCAAAAAATCAAAGGCATTATCGGTGTCACGCGTGTCATTCAATAA
- the rpoZ gene encoding DNA-directed RNA polymerase subunit omega: MARVTVEDCLEKVPNRFALVLMVAKRAKQLLKGAEATVSTRSNKYIVSALREVAIGNVGYEVAMDPKDALLQIEKDLNK; encoded by the coding sequence ATGGCTCGTGTAACCGTTGAAGATTGCTTAGAAAAAGTACCTAACAGATTTGCTCTTGTATTGATGGTTGCTAAAAGAGCTAAGCAACTTCTTAAAGGTGCTGAAGCAACAGTTTCTACTCGTTCAAACAAATACATCGTATCGGCACTTCGTGAAGTTGCTATCGGTAACGTAGGTTACGAAGTAGCGATGGATCCTAAAGATGCTCTTCTTCAGATCGAAAAAGATTTGAATAAATAG
- the gmk gene encoding guanylate kinase yields MKTRMIIVAAPSGAGKSSFVAKAIEELPQLVDIVTFTTRNIRKGEKDGLQYHFISHDEFKQKIEQNFFVEWAKVHTNFYGTSYESLESTWKADKCAIMDIDIQGVQTFKSKYPDAKTIFILPPSIDELRRRIEKRDGGMPADIEVRMANAEKEIAEASKFDFQIVNDNFEHSYSEFKKIIEKLLA; encoded by the coding sequence ATGAAAACGCGAATGATTATTGTCGCTGCTCCCAGCGGCGCCGGAAAAAGTAGTTTCGTAGCAAAGGCGATTGAAGAGCTTCCACAGCTCGTGGATATCGTCACGTTCACGACACGCAACATTCGCAAAGGGGAAAAGGACGGTCTTCAGTACCACTTTATCTCCCACGACGAGTTTAAACAGAAAATTGAGCAAAACTTCTTTGTGGAGTGGGCAAAGGTGCACACGAATTTCTATGGGACTTCCTATGAATCCCTAGAATCCACTTGGAAAGCCGATAAGTGCGCGATCATGGATATCGACATCCAAGGTGTGCAGACATTCAAATCGAAGTACCCAGACGCTAAAACGATCTTTATCCTACCCCCATCTATCGACGAGCTGCGTCGCAGAATCGAAAAAAGAGACGGGGGCATGCCTGCGGACATTGAGGTTCGTATGGCTAACGCTGAGAAAGAGATCGCTGAAGCTTCTAAGTTCGACTTCCAGATCGTGAACGACAACTTCGAGCATTCCTACTCTGAATTTAAGAAAATCATTGAAAAGTTACTAGCTTAA
- a CDS encoding YicC/YloC family endoribonuclease — protein sequence MKSMTGYGTAKVQSKDVSVEVSIRAVNGRFLETRFHLPREFVAFEADLKKILGASLSRGTVDVFVSRKVKAAAAGKAQMTVNDALVKKYVTAYKHLAKEMGIPFQVHLEAMARLPDVIKLEESYELFAGEEKTLKKAFTEACANCDKERIREGKALRKDLEKLLSSLDKEIKVITDLREDANAQLQERYETKVRARMKGNEIDPARLSQEIVIQLEKADINEELSRLTEHIKNYRQLIASQQAEGKKLDFYTQELLREVNTIGSKSQVAKITQSVVEAKTLIERLREQVQNVQ from the coding sequence ATGAAAAGCATGACCGGTTATGGAACCGCCAAGGTTCAATCAAAAGATGTTTCTGTGGAAGTCAGCATTCGCGCTGTGAATGGTCGCTTTTTAGAAACGCGCTTTCATTTGCCACGTGAATTCGTTGCGTTCGAAGCAGATCTTAAAAAAATCTTAGGTGCGTCTTTATCGCGCGGAACAGTGGATGTTTTTGTTTCTCGCAAAGTAAAAGCAGCGGCCGCTGGTAAAGCGCAAATGACGGTGAACGATGCATTGGTAAAAAAATATGTGACGGCCTATAAGCATCTCGCTAAGGAAATGGGCATTCCCTTTCAAGTTCACTTGGAAGCCATGGCTCGTTTGCCAGATGTGATCAAGCTCGAAGAAAGTTATGAGCTTTTCGCAGGTGAAGAGAAGACGTTGAAAAAAGCTTTTACTGAAGCTTGTGCCAACTGTGATAAAGAGCGCATCCGCGAGGGGAAAGCTCTGCGCAAGGACTTAGAAAAACTTCTTTCGTCATTGGATAAAGAAATCAAAGTTATTACCGATCTTCGCGAAGACGCCAATGCGCAACTTCAAGAAAGATATGAAACCAAAGTTCGTGCCCGTATGAAAGGCAACGAGATTGATCCCGCTCGTTTGTCTCAAGAAATCGTGATTCAGCTTGAAAAAGCAGATATCAACGAAGAATTAAGCCGTTTAACTGAGCACATTAAAAACTATCGCCAGTTGATCGCTTCTCAGCAGGCTGAGGGAAAGAAGCTTGATTTCTATACACAAGAATTGCTGCGTGAAGTGAATACGATTGGTTCAAAGTCTCAAGTAGCCAAGATCACTCAAAGCGTGGTAGAAGCAAAAACCCTCATTGAAAGACTTAGAGAACAGGTTCAAAACGTTCAATAA
- the miaA gene encoding tRNA (adenosine(37)-N6)-dimethylallyltransferase MiaA, whose amino-acid sequence MNKNKPVIFVVGSTATGKSEWALKLAREFGGVILNCDSVQCYSKVQIGAAKPTAEEVNLVPHYLLGYVDPPSESTAGTYCEDFMKTMDALPDGTPAFVVGGTGFYFMAIEKGMYPVTKISDEVKAQIAKELQEPGGPERLHAELSKVDPVYAGKVNLADHYRIGRGIELIRTQGKGVTQIQKEFDETKEPFPFPLLKIGPEWERDVLRERIALRAHKMLKDGLIDEVERLLDQGLENWAPLSSVGYKESIEFIKGRINEDELLEQITTNTRQLAKRQKTWFQRDKEIHWFDGARGYNDARAVVEKFLNSLTTNGPADKNGNI is encoded by the coding sequence ATGAATAAAAACAAACCCGTTATTTTCGTTGTTGGTTCGACCGCCACTGGTAAAAGCGAGTGGGCGCTTAAACTTGCGCGGGAATTCGGCGGCGTGATTTTAAATTGCGATTCCGTTCAGTGTTATTCTAAAGTTCAAATTGGCGCTGCAAAACCCACAGCAGAAGAAGTAAACTTGGTTCCCCATTATCTCTTGGGGTATGTCGATCCTCCAAGCGAAAGCACCGCTGGAACTTATTGCGAAGATTTTATGAAAACTATGGATGCCCTTCCAGATGGAACGCCGGCATTTGTAGTGGGCGGTACGGGCTTTTATTTCATGGCGATTGAAAAAGGCATGTATCCAGTCACCAAGATTTCTGACGAAGTAAAAGCACAAATAGCGAAAGAGTTGCAAGAACCAGGTGGGCCCGAACGATTGCACGCGGAACTTTCCAAAGTCGATCCCGTGTACGCAGGGAAAGTAAACTTAGCAGATCATTATCGAATTGGTCGTGGGATCGAGTTGATCCGCACGCAGGGGAAGGGTGTGACGCAAATTCAAAAAGAGTTTGATGAAACCAAAGAACCTTTTCCATTTCCGCTTTTAAAAATTGGCCCCGAATGGGAGCGCGATGTCCTGCGTGAGCGCATTGCTTTGCGCGCGCACAAGATGCTAAAGGATGGATTGATTGACGAAGTTGAAAGACTCCTCGATCAAGGTCTGGAGAATTGGGCTCCCCTCAGCAGCGTGGGTTATAAAGAATCCATTGAGTTCATCAAGGGCCGTATCAATGAAGATGAACTGTTAGAGCAAATCACGACAAATACTCGCCAGCTCGCCAAGCGCCAAAAAACGTGGTTTCAGCGAGACAAAGAGATTCATTGGTTTGATGGTGCTCGCGGATATAATGATGCAAGAGCAGTGGTCGAGAAATTCCTGAACTCTTTGACCACAAATGGCCCTGCCGACAAGAATGGAAATATATGA